CTCAAGCCTTCCGAATTCACTCCGAATACCGCAGCGATCATTAAAACAATGTTAGCTGAGATCTTTCAGGAAAATGAAGTGGCTGTTTTTGAAGGGGATGTGTCCGTATCGACCGCTCTTTTGGAACAACCTTTCGATCATATCTTTTTTACTGGCTCCACTCCGGTAGGTAAAGTGGTGATGGAAGCAGCCGCAAAACATTTAACAACTGTTACGTTGGAGTTGGGTGGTAAGTCGCCTACGATCGTTGCGGACGATGCCGATTTGAAACTTGCAGCAGAACGAATCATGTGGGGGAAATTTTTAAACGCAGGTCAGACCTGTGTTGCTCCCGACTATGTTTTGATTCCAAAGGCAAAAGTAGACAAATTCGTATCTTTTGCAAAAGAAGCGACTGAAAAATACTTTAAGTCCAAAGAAGACAAGTTTGCTGAAAATCCGGATTTTTGCAGGATCATCAATTCCAAAAACTTCGGAAGAGTTTCTTCTTATATTGATGAGGCGGTGAAAAAAGGTGCAAAGGTCGCTTTCGGTGGAAAATTAAAGGCCGATGAGAATTTTATCGCACCTACGATTTTGACTGATGTCCCTTTGGATGCAAAAATCATGGAGGATGAAATCTTCGGGCCGCTTCTTCCTATCGTCACCTATGATCATTTAGACGATGCGATCAAAATCATCAATGACAAACCGAAACCGCTTGCGCTCTATATCTTCAGTGATAAGGCAAAGACCGCAAAATACATTTTGAACCGTACAAGCGCCGGGGGATCGGTGATCAATGATGTGATTTTGCATTTGGTAAATTCGAATTTACCTTTTGGAGGCATCAATCATTCCGGTCACGGAAGTTACCATGGGCTTTTCGGCTTCAAGGCATTCTCTCACGAGAGATCCGTGCTTCAAACTCCCAAACTTTCCATAGTAAAACTGATGTATCCGCCTTATACCGGTTTTGTGAAAATGATTGTGGATTCTACTACGAGATTTTTTGTATAATTCGAAATCACTTTAGCTGAAAGCCATATATTGAATTGGGAATTTCTTTTTAATATATGGCTTTTTCTTTCTTCCGTTTCTCCTCCTTAATTTGATAAATATCAATTTCTAATATTCGAATTAAAATAAGACTAAGTAAGATGGGATTTGATCTTGGATTCCATCATGGAATCCGATTCACCTCTTTATATCGAAGAACTGAGAAATACTTGGAAAAGTAAGCCGTTTTCTTTGGGAATTCCCATCATTGATTTGCAACATATCTGGTTGGTAAATATCATCATCAAACTCGAGTTTGCCTTATCCGATTTAAACCGCCCTACCTCTGCTTCGGATATCAAAACATCTTTCAATGAAGCACTAGACTATGTATCCGAACATTTTGCTTTGGAAGAAAATATTCTGGAGCATTTCAACTATCCGAAACTTGAGGAACATATCAGAGGACATAGACGATTTGTAGAAAAATTGATTGAGAAATTTCATAGTTCGGATGAGACGGAAGTGGCAGCTTTAGGTTTGCTTCAAATTCTGAAGAAATGGCTGTTCCAACACATTCTGCATGATGACAGGGAATATGCGGAATACTTTACGGAAGAGTCAGTCAATCTGAAACAATACTGTAACGAATTATTGAAATCAGGCAAGTTTCCTATTTCCAAAGCCCAGTTTCTCCTCTACCAAAATATAAGCACTTTGATCGAAGCGGATCAATTGGAACCGACCCAAACGAAAAGTATTGTTCATGATATTCAGAATATCTGGAAAACATACAACCTCGCGACGAATATTCCCATCATCGATCTGCAACATATTTGGCTATTGAAGATGATCGTAGAATTGGATCGTTCTTTGAAACTGGGGGATCATGAGTCTGAGGTTTTTCAAAAAGTAGTCACATTGGCGATTGAATACACTCAAGTGCACTTCGACGTGGAGGAAAAGATCATGCGATATTTCCGGTTTACCGATGTGATCTCTCACATGAATCAGCACAAACGGTTTATCGAATTCGTAAAGTTACGTTATGATCAATATAAAAAAGGAGATCCTTTTGCAGCCACGCATCTGGTCCAAGACTTGAAAAATTGGTTATTATCCCATATTGCCTTTGAGGATAAAAAGATAGGACTGAGTTTACAACATAGAATTCGGGAGATTTTGGAATTCACAAAAAAGCTTCATTCCAGAGGAGAAGTTGAGATTTCGACGGACCAACAGAATCTATACAAAGCGATTGTCCAGGAGCCTTTTGCTTAAGTCTTAGAGAAAGGGTAAAGTTTTTCCAAAAGGAAGGACAAATCCCCTTTCTTTCGATTCTTTTTCATTTGCCATCCTGTTTTTTATGAAAAATCCTGTAATTCATCTATGGAATACGAAGTTATCATCGGGTTGGAAGTCCACGTTCAGCTCAATACGAACTCTAAAATTTTTTCTACCGCAACCAACGAATTCGGCGGTTCTCCCAATACTCATATTTCCACACTCTGCGTGGCACTTCCCGGCACTTTGCCGGTGTTAAATGAAGTCGTTTTGGAAAAGGCCGTTCGTGCCGGGCTTGCTCTCGGATGTGACATCACCCAATTTACGAAATTCGACCGCAAAAATTATTTTTATCCCGATCTTCCGAAAGGTTATCAGATTTCCCAGTTTGACAAGCCTTATGCGACAAAGGGTGGGCTTCATGTGAAATGGAAAGGTCAGTCGGAAGAAAAATTCATTCCCCTGACCCGCATTCATATGGAAGAGGATGCAGGAAAACTCATCCACTCCCACGATCCTTCGATTCATCATTCTTACGTGGATTACAATCGCGCAGGTACTCCTTTGATTGAAATCGTTTCAGAACCTGATATGCGTTCTTCGGAAGAGGCTTATGCCTATCTGAACGAATTGAAAACCATTCTTCGTTATGTACAAGTTTCGGATTGTAACATGGAAGAGGGATCTCTTCGATGCGATGCGAACGTTTCCATTCGCCCTATCGGGGAAAAGGGATTCCGCACCAGAGTGGAAATCAAAAACCTGAATTCATTCAAAGCCGTAAAACAAGCGATAGATTATGAAGTGGAATGGCAAAAAGATCAGTATTCGCGCAATCAAACCTTTGTTCAAATGACAAAACTTTGGGATGCCACTCTTCTTAAAACCATTCCCATGCGGACCAAAGAAATGAGCCATGATTACCGTTATTTTCCGGAACCGGATCTTCCTGCATTGGAAATCAGTGATCAGTACATTGATGACATTCGAAAGACATTGCCGGAACTACCTCGTGCTAAGAAGGAAAGATATATCAGAGATCTCGGACTACCGGAATATGATGCGGAAGTCCTCACCAGCGAACGAGAGATAGCTGAGTATTTCGAAAAGTCTCTGGAAATATCCAAAGATGCTAAAAAAACATCCAACTGGGTAAAAGACGAAGTGCTGGGAATTGTAAACAAAGAAAATATTTCCATAAGTGAATTTAGCGTCGGTCCGGATCGTATCGGAAAGTTAGTTGCTCTGATCAATTCAGGTGAGATCACAGGGAAAATAGCTAAAACCATTTTCGAAGATATGCTAACTTCTACGGATTCTCCCGAAAAGATCGTAGAATCCAAAGGTTTGAAAGTAGTTCGGGACGACAAGGCATTGGAAGAAATCATTGTTCGTGTGATCGCCTCTCAGCCCGAATCCGTCGAAGCTTGGAATAACGGCAAAGATCGCGCGCTTGGCGCAATCGTCGGAGCTGTTATGAAAGAGACTAAGGGAAAGGCGGATCCTAAGCTTGCCAATGAACTGATTCTTGCCAAGCTCGGGCCTTTGGGAGAAAAGAAAAAAGTCTAATATTCCAATTTTACCTTATGCACCGAGCCAAAGTCGATTTTGGCTTGGAATGCATCTTTGTATTCCAAGTTTTGCAATTGGCATAGTATCGCACGAATGGAGCCTGAGTGACAAACAATGATTAGTTGGTCAATCGGGCTTTTTCTTTTTTCTTCTTCCTCTTTTCGTTTGATTCCTTCTTTTCCCCAGTCTTTGAGAAATGCATTCGTTCTTTCTATCACGTCTGTGAATGCTTCTCCGTTAGGAGTCTTTTGATTTACGAAATCCTTCATCCAGGCAAGGGTTTCTTTTTTAGGAATGGAATCCCAAAGTTTTCCGTCCCAGTCTCCGAAATCCATCTCCTGAACCCGTTCTTCAATTTGTAATTCAGGATGAATTGAATTTTTTTCCAAATGAAGAAAGGAAAGTTCCTTGGCAAGTGCTTGCGCACGAGGAGCCGGACTCACAATCATCAGAGGAATTTGATTCGGTAAATCGTTTATTGTTTGTTTTGCGGTTTCGATTGCCGGATTCAAGAGAGGAAAATCCACTCTACCGTAACAAGTTCCCTTGGGGGCCGAGGTCTCCGGATGACGAACTAAATAGAGATCCATAAGAAAGCCCCCCATATCCAAACCAATGTTTCCATTCCTTGTTGAACAGCTCCCAGACAATCTCCCGTAAATCCGTCGATCCACTTTCTCATTAGAGTAGAAAAATACATCCTTACCAGAAAACAAGGAATAAAGATCAAAAGAAACAAAGGCGAAAAATAACTTAAAGCAAGGAGCGGTCCAAGACCAGCGATTGCAGAAAATGAAAATTGTCCTAGTGTCATGCTTTTTGCCATCGGCTTCGCATAACCTTCGTCTTTCGCGTAATCGTGCGTTAAAAAGAAACTTAAAGAGACGAATCTGCTGAACGAATGGGCCGTGATAAAGAATAGCCAGGTTTGCAGTATAAAAATCCATTCCTCGGAAAATAAACTCTTCGCAGTTTCCAGGGAAGTGAATAGAATCTGGAAATGAAATATCCCGTCTAAAATCTCCAACGATTTATAGCCGGCTGCTACTTTCAAAAGTAGAAGCAGACTTAACCCCGCCGCTCCGAAACTGCCTACACGACTGTCTTTCATAATACGCAAGATGTCTTCTCGCTTCCATCCGCCTCCGATCCCATCGCAAAAATCGGAGAATCCGTCTTCATGAAAACATCCGGTGAGTATGACGAGAAGTCCTGTGCTGAGTATAAATGCTACTAAGCTTCCGAAAAATATCTGAAAGATAAAAAAGGCAACAAACCCGATACTCCCCAGAACTATTCCCACGAAAGGAGAGTATTTGATGGAAGTTTCCAACCATTCTTCTTGGAAGCCTACCCATTTAGGAATAGGTAGCCGGGATAAAAACCAGATAGCGATAAAGAATAATCTTAGTTCATGGATCAAATATTTTAAAATGGAACTCATGTTTCTTTTTCGCTGACCTTTGCTTCTCCGAAGGAAGCCATTTCATTTAGAAATTTTACACTGAGTTGCAGGATGGAATATGCGGCAAGTGCACCCGTTCCTTCTCCCAAACGCATTCCTAGTCGCAAAATGGGTGTTACTTGATAGTGGGCGAGAATTTTTTTATGTCCGACTTCTTCCGATTCATGGGAAAAAATACAAAAATCCTTTAAGTTCGGTTCAATCAAGTTTGCGATCGCAAATGCAGCTGTGGCGATGAATCCGTCGACTAAGATCGTTTTCCCGGTTTTTCCTACAGCGAGAAATGCTCCTGCCATCATAGCGATTTCAAAGCCGCCGTACTGAGATAGGATTTCCAGCGGATCCGTAGGGGTTCCTCCTCTCTTAAGAGAAGATTTCAAAACCTCTTGTTTTCTTTCTCTGCCTTCCCGATCCAGACCGGTTCCTTTTCCTACCAGCTCGTCCAAAGGAATTCCGGAGATACAATGATGAATGAGTGATGCGGAAGAAGTGTTTCCTATTCCCATTTCTCCGAATGCAATCACATTCTGAGAATCGGTCGTTTGGGTTCGGATAATCTCATACCCGGTCTCCAAACAAAGAAGAGCCTGTTCCATCGTCATCGCATTCGTTTTGTTAAAGTTAGCTGTTCCGTTTGCAATTTTTTTGACGATTAAGTTCGGATTCTGCATTTCCCATTCGTGATCCACACCTGCATCCACCACTTTCATCGAGAATCCGTGGAAATTGGAAAACACATTGGAACAAGCTCCTCCCGTAAGAAAGTTCTGCACCATCTGCCAGGTTACTTCTTTGGGATAAGCGCTTACCTTTTCATCCGTAATTCCGTGGTCTGCCGCAAATAAATAAAGAACGGGATTTTTCAGTTCGGGGGAGAGAGAGTTTTGAATCAGAGCGATTTGAAGGGCGATCTTTTCCAGCTCTCCCAGAGCGCCTAACGGCTTTGTTTTTTGATCGATCTTTGTTTGGATTTTGGGGGCAAGATCCTTTTCCAAAGGAGGAAAGGAGTATTTCTGTAGAGTCGAAGAGGAATTCATATTTCTTTCTCAGGGTTTTCCGTGAGGGGGGAAAATCGAGAGATATTTCTGGTGCGGCGGAATTTCTTCCTCTGTCCCAGAATCTAGCGATTTTTCCTACTCAATCATCGTTTTTGTCTGTTACTTTTTCCAGAAAAAGTCGTTCCTTACAACCGCACCAATGTCACTATGTCACTTGAGCTATGGAAGATTTCGCCCACCTACACCTTCACACTACCTATTCTATGCTGGATGGAGCCATACGCATCCCCGAGCTGATGAAAAAAGTGAAGGAACTGGGAATGAGCTCGGTTGCCATTACGGATCACGGCAATATGTACGGTGCCATCGAGTTTTACAAGGAAGCTGTCAAACACGATGTCAAACCTATCATCGGTTGCGAATTTTATGTTTCCCCATCCCGGTCTCTTGAAACGGAAATGGATGAGATTGCCGATGGTGGAGCTTATCATATCATCCTACTTGTCAAAAACTCAGTAGGATATCAGAATATTATTAAATTGGCAAGTCGATCCTTTACGGAAGGATTTTATCGCAAACCCAGGATCGATTACGATTTGCTGGAAAGACACAGCGAAGGTTTGGTTTGTCTGACTGCATGTCTTGCCGGTGAAGTCAATCGCAAGATTTTGGAAGGTAAGGAAGACAAAGCTTATGCGTTAGCCGGTAGACTTCATGAAATTTTCCGAAAAGAAGATTTCTATATGGAGATTCAGGATCATGGCATCCCCGAACAAAAGATTGTTGCCGAAACGGTAATGGGTTTTGCCAAACGCACCGGTATTCCTCTCGTTCTTACCAATGACTCCCATTTTTTAACAAGAGATGATAGGGAAGCACAAGATATCTTATTACGCATCGGAATGCGTAAAAACATAGATGATGAGATGCGTTTCGGCTTTAATGAAAACTTTTATGTTAAAAGCCCGAGAGAAATGTTATCTCTTTTTCCGGATCATACTCAAGCGTTTTACAACACTTTGGCGATTCGTGATAAATGTTCACTCGGTTTCCAATTCGGAAATCCTCTGCTTCCTCCTTTCGAAGTTCCTCCCGGATACGACACTGATACTTATCTGGAAAAATTGGTTTGGGACGGAATCGAGAGAAAATACAAAGAAATCACTCCCATCGTCAAGGAAAGAGCGGATTTTGAATTGCAAACTATCCGTAACATGCATTTTGCGGGCTATTTTTTAATTGTTCAAGATTATATCAATTTTGCAAGACACACGGGAATTCCGGTAGGCCCAGGTAGGGGATCGGCCGCAGGTTCCATCATTGCTTATGCACTCGGTATCACGAACGTAGATCCGATTCGTTACAACCTTCTATTCGAAAGATTTTTGAATCCGGATAGAAAGGATATGCCCGATATCGATACGGACTTCTGTGTAGAAAGAAGAGAAGAAGTTATCAATTATATCAAACAGAAATACGGGGAAGATCGTGTAGGCCAGATCATTACCTTCGGTTCTCTCGCTGCGAAAGCCGCCATCAAAGACGTTGCCCGGGTATTCAATGTTCCGTTCTCCGAAGTGAATGAGATGAGCAAACTTTTCCCTAAGAAATTGGGGATTACCATTCAGGAAGCGGTTGATACATCGAAAGATTTGAAAGATTTGGCGGAAAAAACGGATCTTAATAAAAAAGTATTTTCCATCGCACAAAGATTGGAAGGTAACTATCGTCAGGTGGGAAGACATGCCGCAGGGGTCGTGATTTCACCTGTGCCTTTGGAAGAGATCGTTCCTCTTTCCACGGTAAGTGAAGCTGGAAAAGACGGAAGATCCATCGTTACCCAATACGACAAAAACATGTCGGAGCAAGTGGGTCTTATCAAGATGGATATTTTAGGTTTAAAAAACCTAACAACCATTCATCACGCCACCCAAATCATAGAAAGAAGACACGGTATCAAAGTGGATTTGGACAATATCCCGTTGGATGATCCCGCTACATTCAGTCTTTTACGGAAAGCAAACGTTCTGGGTATCTTCCAGTTGGACTCTTCCACGGGTATTCGGGACCTATTTGCAAAAGCACAAGTTCAGAAATTCGAAGAGATTGCCGCCTTACTCGCATTATATCGACCTGGCCCGATGGGATCGGGAATGTTGGACGATTATTTGGACCGTAAGAACGGAAAAATGAAAGTTGTGTTCCCGCATGAAAGTCTTGCGGAAGTATTGTCCGAAACCTACGGAGTCATCGTTTATCAAGAGCAGGTGATGGGGATTTCCAGAATTATGGGTGGATTCTCAGTTGGAGATTCGGACGTTCTTCGTAAAGCGATGGCTAAGAAGGACAAGTCCAAGCTCCCTGCATTGAAAGAAAAATTCGTGGCGGGTGCCACAGAGAAAAAAATCAATTCCAAACTTGCTGTAGAGCTTTTCGAAACTTTGGAAAAATTCGGCGAATACGGATTCAATAAATCACACTCGGTAGCTTATGCATTTGTCACTTATCAAACCGCTTATTTAAAAGCGAATTACGCAATTGAATATATGACTGCGTTACTTTCCGGAGATCATTCCAAAACCACCGACGTAGTAAAATATATCAATAATGCGAAAGAGATGGGAATTCGCATCCTCGGTCCGGATGTAAGGGAATCGGAAGTATCTTTCAAAATTACCGATGATAAAACGGTTCGTTTCGGACTTTCTTCCATCAAAGGGGTGGGGGAGCTTGCCGCGGAAAATATTCTGGCCAACAGGCAAAAGTTAGGTGGCTATGCGACGTTGGATGATTTTGCAAAAGATCTGGATACTAGACTCGCCAATAAAAAAGTTCTCGAAGCACTTGCGCAAGGAGGCGGTTTTGATTCTTTTGGCTATTCCCGAAAATGTATTTTCGAATCTACCGATACCATCCTTTCTTTCGCGCAAAAAAAACAGGCGGAAGAAAAAGAAGGCCAGTTTTCTTTGTTCGGAGCAAGCACTCCCAATTCGGGATTCGATTTAACCCTTCCGAAAAACGCCACCGAATGGGGGTTTGACGAAATTCTCAAACGGGAAAAAGAAATCACCGGTCTGTATCTGTCCGGGCATCCTCTTGATAAATTTACGGAACAATTAAAAAGTCTAAAACCGATCACAATTGAAAGGTTGGAGGACGTTCGCC
The nucleotide sequence above comes from Leptospira kobayashii. Encoded proteins:
- a CDS encoding aldehyde dehydrogenase family protein; the protein is MSQATLSHSNGSVTHVSSIKSFTPSDIGRIIPAQKAKSLELRLSTAKERITKLKKLKNVIFKYQTEIQKALHADFHKSAREVDISEILPTIGEINDAIKHVKSWMRPVNVSTPITLLGSVSKIVYEPKGVCLIIAPWNYPFHLAVAPIAAAIAAGNTIVLKPSEFTPNTAAIIKTMLAEIFQENEVAVFEGDVSVSTALLEQPFDHIFFTGSTPVGKVVMEAAAKHLTTVTLELGGKSPTIVADDADLKLAAERIMWGKFLNAGQTCVAPDYVLIPKAKVDKFVSFAKEATEKYFKSKEDKFAENPDFCRIINSKNFGRVSSYIDEAVKKGAKVAFGGKLKADENFIAPTILTDVPLDAKIMEDEIFGPLLPIVTYDHLDDAIKIINDKPKPLALYIFSDKAKTAKYILNRTSAGGSVINDVILHLVNSNLPFGGINHSGHGSYHGLFGFKAFSHERSVLQTPKLSIVKLMYPPYTGFVKMIVDSTTRFFV
- a CDS encoding bacteriohemerythrin codes for the protein MDSIMESDSPLYIEELRNTWKSKPFSLGIPIIDLQHIWLVNIIIKLEFALSDLNRPTSASDIKTSFNEALDYVSEHFALEENILEHFNYPKLEEHIRGHRRFVEKLIEKFHSSDETEVAALGLLQILKKWLFQHILHDDREYAEYFTEESVNLKQYCNELLKSGKFPISKAQFLLYQNISTLIEADQLEPTQTKSIVHDIQNIWKTYNLATNIPIIDLQHIWLLKMIVELDRSLKLGDHESEVFQKVVTLAIEYTQVHFDVEEKIMRYFRFTDVISHMNQHKRFIEFVKLRYDQYKKGDPFAATHLVQDLKNWLLSHIAFEDKKIGLSLQHRIREILEFTKKLHSRGEVEISTDQQNLYKAIVQEPFA
- the gatB gene encoding Asp-tRNA(Asn)/Glu-tRNA(Gln) amidotransferase subunit GatB, producing the protein MEYEVIIGLEVHVQLNTNSKIFSTATNEFGGSPNTHISTLCVALPGTLPVLNEVVLEKAVRAGLALGCDITQFTKFDRKNYFYPDLPKGYQISQFDKPYATKGGLHVKWKGQSEEKFIPLTRIHMEEDAGKLIHSHDPSIHHSYVDYNRAGTPLIEIVSEPDMRSSEEAYAYLNELKTILRYVQVSDCNMEEGSLRCDANVSIRPIGEKGFRTRVEIKNLNSFKAVKQAIDYEVEWQKDQYSRNQTFVQMTKLWDATLLKTIPMRTKEMSHDYRYFPEPDLPALEISDQYIDDIRKTLPELPRAKKERYIRDLGLPEYDAEVLTSEREIAEYFEKSLEISKDAKKTSNWVKDEVLGIVNKENISISEFSVGPDRIGKLVALINSGEITGKIAKTIFEDMLTSTDSPEKIVESKGLKVVRDDKALEEIIVRVIASQPESVEAWNNGKDRALGAIVGAVMKETKGKADPKLANELILAKLGPLGEKKKV
- a CDS encoding histidine phosphatase family protein; protein product: MDLYLVRHPETSAPKGTCYGRVDFPLLNPAIETAKQTINDLPNQIPLMIVSPAPRAQALAKELSFLHLEKNSIHPELQIEERVQEMDFGDWDGKLWDSIPKKETLAWMKDFVNQKTPNGEAFTDVIERTNAFLKDWGKEGIKRKEEEEKRKSPIDQLIIVCHSGSIRAILCQLQNLEYKDAFQAKIDFGSVHKVKLEY
- a CDS encoding adenosylcobinamide-GDP ribazoletransferase, giving the protein MSSILKYLIHELRLFFIAIWFLSRLPIPKWVGFQEEWLETSIKYSPFVGIVLGSIGFVAFFIFQIFFGSLVAFILSTGLLVILTGCFHEDGFSDFCDGIGGGWKREDILRIMKDSRVGSFGAAGLSLLLLLKVAAGYKSLEILDGIFHFQILFTSLETAKSLFSEEWIFILQTWLFFITAHSFSRFVSLSFFLTHDYAKDEGYAKPMAKSMTLGQFSFSAIAGLGPLLALSYFSPLFLLIFIPCFLVRMYFSTLMRKWIDGFTGDCLGAVQQGMETLVWIWGAFLWISI
- the cobT gene encoding nicotinate-nucleotide--dimethylbenzimidazole phosphoribosyltransferase, producing MNSSSTLQKYSFPPLEKDLAPKIQTKIDQKTKPLGALGELEKIALQIALIQNSLSPELKNPVLYLFAADHGITDEKVSAYPKEVTWQMVQNFLTGGACSNVFSNFHGFSMKVVDAGVDHEWEMQNPNLIVKKIANGTANFNKTNAMTMEQALLCLETGYEIIRTQTTDSQNVIAFGEMGIGNTSSASLIHHCISGIPLDELVGKGTGLDREGRERKQEVLKSSLKRGGTPTDPLEILSQYGGFEIAMMAGAFLAVGKTGKTILVDGFIATAAFAIANLIEPNLKDFCIFSHESEEVGHKKILAHYQVTPILRLGMRLGEGTGALAAYSILQLSVKFLNEMASFGEAKVSEKET
- the dnaE gene encoding DNA polymerase III subunit alpha, whose product is MEDFAHLHLHTTYSMLDGAIRIPELMKKVKELGMSSVAITDHGNMYGAIEFYKEAVKHDVKPIIGCEFYVSPSRSLETEMDEIADGGAYHIILLVKNSVGYQNIIKLASRSFTEGFYRKPRIDYDLLERHSEGLVCLTACLAGEVNRKILEGKEDKAYALAGRLHEIFRKEDFYMEIQDHGIPEQKIVAETVMGFAKRTGIPLVLTNDSHFLTRDDREAQDILLRIGMRKNIDDEMRFGFNENFYVKSPREMLSLFPDHTQAFYNTLAIRDKCSLGFQFGNPLLPPFEVPPGYDTDTYLEKLVWDGIERKYKEITPIVKERADFELQTIRNMHFAGYFLIVQDYINFARHTGIPVGPGRGSAAGSIIAYALGITNVDPIRYNLLFERFLNPDRKDMPDIDTDFCVERREEVINYIKQKYGEDRVGQIITFGSLAAKAAIKDVARVFNVPFSEVNEMSKLFPKKLGITIQEAVDTSKDLKDLAEKTDLNKKVFSIAQRLEGNYRQVGRHAAGVVISPVPLEEIVPLSTVSEAGKDGRSIVTQYDKNMSEQVGLIKMDILGLKNLTTIHHATQIIERRHGIKVDLDNIPLDDPATFSLLRKANVLGIFQLDSSTGIRDLFAKAQVQKFEEIAALLALYRPGPMGSGMLDDYLDRKNGKMKVVFPHESLAEVLSETYGVIVYQEQVMGISRIMGGFSVGDSDVLRKAMAKKDKSKLPALKEKFVAGATEKKINSKLAVELFETLEKFGEYGFNKSHSVAYAFVTYQTAYLKANYAIEYMTALLSGDHSKTTDVVKYINNAKEMGIRILGPDVRESEVSFKITDDKTVRFGLSSIKGVGELAAENILANRQKLGGYATLDDFAKDLDTRLANKKVLEALAQGGGFDSFGYSRKCIFESTDTILSFAQKKQAEEKEGQFSLFGASTPNSGFDLTLPKNATEWGFDEILKREKEITGLYLSGHPLDKFTEQLKSLKPITIERLEDVRPKSKVEIAGVLSKKQIKLTKKKEEFINFVIEDQTGEIECVAFPRTYADFKPLFIDDKTLFIKGILERVDMEESELKGQIIVNRVEELNLVTIERKMEKTLHLTIDMGEEKNREIILRLQSIFTEHRGDSSVFFHLVGLAGNEKKVIRAHDHFSIEITDDLMNVLSEILGKGTVRYTIGEEVRAFG